Proteins from a single region of Anastrepha ludens isolate Willacy chromosome 5, idAnaLude1.1, whole genome shotgun sequence:
- the LOC128862998 gene encoding homeotic protein spalt-major isoform X2: protein MKNHISTVLCEMRSDFKDNHQETINKMIQFGTVKYGIVKQLKDRARSAEKASDDSSDQEENGACCSPITSQEMASNKDSTNTTTATTGATNVVASPQQSAIGNDLSVAAQAQDRAQSAADVAENSTTTEAAAHDVAVTEDHNHNNTSNIDGNSNSNGSAHDVIMSGASATRLEQARGSTPVERLLQLKSLANAADVTTTMAMVSGDSAASAISAASSPPYNTYPTDNACKTNNNKFGSPTPMDMEEQERPLYASAGTMAKQRAPAIEGGGGGDNDEEEEDEEEQGAQAPEEFALKQHAKELTANSATPKPSGSEEVNNAAATSDTDTIAKTTSAPLTPTASILPQNAAAFGAAPVNLEAIQNMQMAIAQFAAKTIANGAQGGDNDAAMKQLAFLQQALFNLQQQQLFQIQLIQQLQSQLAMNQPKGASEGEVEGEGEGEEMEEEREDGEEDTYEEEERIAEMELRQRAEARMAEAKARQHLINAGVPLRDETAPGASATTSSASGAASGASPLESLKRKREDDSDAFGRASASRRISVEVTHGSATRHGEQMPASSDPLSKLKELENMPLPYGSDLASTIITNHDDLPEPNSLEMLQKRAQEVLDSASQGILANNMADEFAFRDKNGDRNEPFFKHRCRYCGKVFGSDSALQIHIRSHTGERPFKCNVCGSRFTTKGNLKVHFQRHAHKFPHVPMNATPIPEHLDKFHPPLLDQISPDSSPSHTPAELPQQMPQHMPPGSLPLPFPPSTAFPGLPGLYRPPMELLKSLGNAGFPNPFFPQMPLVAGSRTETPATQTASKGNKQDTPTDLRKSSASNSPELPVKTEITEKKEDDQSTVQKVTSRSSEPTNGDTPPDAPPALDIKIKEESIDIDSHDEEMDRADTPPAQSALSPVRATSSPTQTSASAPFTPPTPTSKPLALTPVGHPAQPPITIHAHPSPGMHNHLDHLPTPGQLPPSFHHRDDFFAERFPLNFTKNLSPEHHSPIRSPAHLQRSPFFNPIKHEMALLPRPHSNDNSWENFIEVSNTSETLKLKELMKNKKLTDPNQCVVCDRVLSCKSALQMHYRTHTGERPFKCRICGRAFTTKGNLKTHMAVHKIRPPMRNFHQCPVCHKKYSNALVLQQHIRLHTGEPTDLTPEQIQAAEIRDPPPSMMPGAFMNPFAAAAFHFGAMPGAGAAMGHLGPHNGTLGSESSQGDLDENIDCGDDFDDDISSEHMSSGHDLDVSDRPKSSDDFKGLLFEQKLRIDASGVVNTTPRPRSSTSNANSINSAPTSPSSGAPRQCSTRTSSPARSMSEASQGALDLTPRALPVLASNSSSSSRSPAPTASATQAGGRKSPTPPLRNSSANSNTTRSPNPVPSQKSHSQLSPAAALTSPLVPTSAVDCLPPVLHHHLQQQHQQLMQQQAVVAAAAHAQAQAQHHHQQLQQHAVAFHAEQLRREHQIKQEQQQAAHQQHMRQQQHQQESHASAQSPHQLALQPPHLAHHLQQQQHQQAAAAAAAAAAAAQQQQASGALPPQGPQPPNPLVAARPPFGMFPNLPLFPPATAQTMCSAMNTIAQSVMPAAPFNPLALSGVRGSTTCGICFKTFPCHSALEIHYRSHTKERPFKCTICDRGFTTKGNLKQHMLTHKIRDMEQETFRNRAVK from the exons CTTCAGATGATTCAAGCGATCAGGAGGAGAATGGTGCTTGCTGCTCGCCCATTACTAGCCAAGAAATGGCGAGTAACAAAGACTCCACAAACACAACAACGGCAACAACGGGAGCTACGAATGTGGTTGCCTCGCCGCAGCAAAGCGCAATTGGCAATGATTTGTCCGTTGCGGCACAAGCCCAAGATCGCGCACAAAGCGCAGCCGATGTGGCAGAAAATAGCACAACAACAGAAGCTGCTGCACACGACGTTGCAGTCACTGAAGATCACAATCacaacaacaccagcaacaTCGACGGCAATAGCAATAGCAACGGCAGCGCCCATGATGTTATAATGTCCGGTGCATCGGCAACGCGACTAGAACAAGCGCGCGGCTCGACACCCGTGGAGCGTTTACTACAATTGAAATCACTTGCCAATGCGGCGGATGTGACGACGACAATGGCAATGGTGAGTGGAGACAGCGCCGCGTCGGCAATTAGCGCTGCCAGTTCGCCGCCATACAATACATATCCCACAGATAACGCTTGTAagactaacaacaacaaatttggtTCACCCACGCCTATGGATATGGAGGAGCAGGAGAGACCGCTTTATGCATCGGCAGGCACGATGGCAAAGCAGCGCGCGCCAGCAATTGAAGGAGGCGGCGGCGGCGACAACGACGAAGAAGAGGAAGATGAAGAAGAGCAGGGAGCACAGGCACCTGAAGAATTTGCGCTGAAACAGCATGCAAAAGAATTAACTGCTAATTCAGCAACACCAAAGCCCAGTGGCTCAGAAGAGGTCAACAATGCAGCTGCTACATCCGATACAGATACCATTGCGAAGACCACTTCTGCGCCCCTGACACCCACCGCTAGCATATTACCACAAAATGCTGCCGCTTTTGGCGCCGCACCCGTCAATCTGGAAGCCATACAAAATATGCAAATGGCTATCGCGCAATTTGCCGCCAAGACGATTGCGAATGGTGCGCAGGGCGGCGATAATGACGCGGCTATGAAACAGTTGGCATTTTTGCAGCAAGCGCTGTTCAatctacagcaacaacaactttttCAAATACAACTCATACAGCAGCTGCAATCGCAGTTGGCAATGAATCAGCCGAAGGGTGCAAGCGAAGGGGAGGTTGAGGGGGAGGGTGAGGGTGAAGAAATGGAAGAGGAGCGTGAAGACGGCGAGGAGGATACatatgaagaagaagaacgtATTGCGGAGATGGAATTGCGTCAGAGAGCGGAGGCGCGCATGGCTGAAGCGAAGGCGCGTCAGCATCTGATAAATGCAGGGGTACCGTTGCGTGATGAAACCGCCCCCGGTGCAAGCGCAACCACGTCTAGTGCGTCAGGAGCAGCTAGTGGCGCATCTCCCTTGGAGTCGCTAAAACGCAAGCGTGAAGATGATAGTGATGCCTTTGGCAGGGCCAGCGCCAGCAGACGCATAAGCGTTGAGGTGACGCACGGCAGCGCTACACGACACGGCGAGCAAATGCCAGCATCATCGGATCCGCTGAGTAAGCTGAAGGAGTTGGAGAATATGCCACTGCCGTACGGTTCCGATCTCGCGTCTACCATAATAACCAATCACGATGATCTACCCGAGCCCAATTCACTAGAGATGCTGCAAAAGCGTGCGCAAGAGGTGCTGGACTCCGCCTCGCAGGGCATACTCGCGAACAATATGGCCGATGAGTTTGCATTCAGAGACAAGAATGGCGATCGTAATGAGCCATTCTTCAAGCATCGTTGCCGCTACTGCGGCAAGGTGTTCGGTTCCGATTCCGCGCTCCAAATACACATTCGTTCTCATACCGGCGAACGCCCATTTAAGTGCAACGTTTGTGGCAGCCGCTTCACCACCAAAGGCAATTTGAAGGTACACTTTCAGCGGCACGCGCATAAGTTTCCGCATGTGCCAATGAATGCTACGCCTATACCCGAGCACTTGGACAAATTTCACCCACCTCTGTTGGATCAAATATCGCCAGATAGCTCGCCATCTCATACACCGGCCGAATTGCCACAGCAAATGCCACAACACATGCCGCCTGGGTCACTGCCGTTACCCTTTCCACCCAGTACTGCTTTCCCCGGCTTGCCTGGCCTGTACCGGCCGCCAATGGAGCTGCTTAAGTCTTTGGGTAACGCTGGCTTTCCTAACCCGTTTTTTCCGCAAATGCCGCTCGTTGCGGGGTCACGCACAGAGACCCCTGCAACACAGACTGCGTCCAAGGGAAATAAGCAAGATACACCTACAGATTTGCGCAAGTCCTCGGCGTCCAACTCACCCGAACTGCCTGTGAAGACTGAAATTACGGAGAAAAAGGAAGACGATCAATCAACAGTGCAAAAGGTAACGTCGCGGTCATCGGAACCAACAAATGGTGATACACCACCGGACGCACCGCCAGCGTTGGACATAAAAATCAAGGAGGAAAGTATCGATATAGACTCGCACGACGAAGAGATGGATCGTGCGGACACTCCACCCGCTCAGTCAGCATTATCACCTGTACGCGCTACCTCATCGCCAACACAAACGAGTGCTAGCGCGCCCTTCACGCCTCCAACTCCAACCTCAAAACCGTTGGCACTGACACCTGTGGGGCACCCGGCACAACCACCAATTACAATTCATGCGCATCCCTCACCAGGCATGCATAATCACCTCGATCATCTGCCCACACCTGGCCAGTTGCCGCCGTCTTTCCACCATCGGGACGACTTTTTTGCGGAACGTTTCCCATTGAATTTTACGAAAAATCTCTCACCCGAGCATCATTCACCCATACGCTCGCCCGCCCACTTACAGCGCTCACCGTTCTTCAATCCGATCAAACACGAGATGGCACTACTGCCACGCCCACATAGCAATGACAACTCTTGGGAGAATTTCATAGAGGTTTCAAACACTTCGGAAACATTAAAGCTGAAGGAGCTAATGAAGAACAAGAAACTTACCGATCCGAATCAGTGCGTCGTGTGCGATCGTGTGCTGTCGTGTAAGAGCGCTTTGCAGATGCATTACCGCACCCACACAGGCGAACGACCTTTCAAGTGCCGAATTTGTGGGCGCGCTTTCACTACCAAAGGTAATTTGAAGACGCACATGGCCGTGCACAAGATTCGGCCACCCATGCGCAACTTCCACCAATGCCCCGTCTGCCACAAAAAGTACTCGAATGCACTGGTATTACAGCAGCACATTCGACTGCACACAGGCGAGCCGACCGATCTAACACCCGAACAAATACAAGCAGCCGAAATACGTGATCCCCCGCCATCAATGATGCCCGGCGCCTTCATGAACCCCTTCGCAGCAGCAGCTTTCCACTTCGGTGCTATGCCGGGAGCAGGCGCTGCCATGGGTCATCTAGGCCCGCACAATGGCACTCTGGGTTCAGAGTCATCGCAGGGTGATCTGGATGAGAACATCGATTGCGGCGATGACTTCGACGATGATATCTCCTCCGAACACATGTCCAGTGGTCATGACTTAGATGTAAGCGATCGGCCGAAATCCAGCGATGACTTCAAAGGCCTGCTTTTCGAGCAAAAGCTACGAATCGATGCCAGCGGAGTCGTGAATACCACACCCCGACCCCGCTCGTCTACCAGCAATGCAAACTCAATAAATTCCGCCCCAACCAGCCCTAGTTCGGGAGCTCCGCGTCAATGCTCTACGCGCACCAGCTCGCCGGCTCGCTCTATGTCTGAAGCATCTCAAGGCGCGTTGGATCTGACGCCGCGCGCCTTGCCTGTGCTCgcgagcaacagcagcagcagctcgcGTTCACCAGCGCCAACAGCCAGTGCAACTCAAGCAGGCGGACGCAAGTCACCTACACCACCACTGCGTAATAGCAGTGCCAATAGCAACACAACAAGAAGCCCAAATCCTGTGCCCTCACAAAAATCACATTCACAGCTGAGTCCTGCTGCGGCGCTTACCTCACCTCTGGTGCCCACCTCGGCTGTCGATTGCTTGCCACCAGTGCTGCATCACCACTTacagcagcaacatcagcaaCTAATGCAGCAGCAAGCGGTAGTGGCGGCAGCAGCGCATGCACAGGCTCAAGCGCAGCACCATCACCAACAACTGCAGCAGCATGCAGTCGCTTTTCATGCGGAGCAGCTGCGGCGTGAGCACCAAATAAAGCAGGAGCAGCAGCAGGCAGCACATCAGCAACATatgcgacaacaacaacaccagcaagAGTCACATGCGTCGGCGCAATCACCACATCAGCTAGCGTTGCAGCCACCGCACCTGGCGCATcacctacaacaacagcaacaccaacaagcagcagcagcagcagcagcagcggcggcggcggcCCAGCAACAACAGGCATCGGGTGCGCTACCACCACAGGGGCCACAACCACCGAACCCACTGGTTGCGGCGCGTCCGCCCTTCGGCATGTTCCCCAATTTGCCGCTCTTTCCGCCAGCCACTGCGCAAACGATGTGCTCAGCTATGAATACGATTGCGCAATCGGTAATGCCGGCGGCACCATTCAATCCACTTGCACTTTCCG GCGTGCGAGGGAGCACCACCTGCGGCATCTGTTTCAAAACATTCCCTTGTCATTCAGCTTTAGAAATTCACTATCGCAGTCATACCAAGGAGCGACCATTCAAGTGTACGATCTGTGATCGTGGCTTTACTACAAAG GGGAACCTCAAGCAGCACATGCTGACCCACAAAATACGGGACATGGAACAGGAAACTTTCCGGAATCGTGCAGTAAA
- the LOC128862998 gene encoding homeotic protein spalt-major isoform X1 produces the protein MKNHISTVLCEMRSDFKDNHQETINKMIQFGTVKYGIVKQLKDRARSAEKASDDSSDQEENGACCSPITSQEMASNKDSTNTTTATTGATNVVASPQQSAIGNDLSVAAQAQDRAQSAADVAENSTTTEAAAHDVAVTEDHNHNNTSNIDGNSNSNGSAHDVIMSGASATRLEQARGSTPVERLLQLKSLANAADVTTTMAMVSGDSAASAISAASSPPYNTYPTDNACKTNNNKFGSPTPMDMEEQERPLYASAGTMAKQRAPAIEGGGGGDNDEEEEDEEEQGAQAPEEFALKQHAKELTANSATPKPSGSEEVNNAAATSDTDTIAKTTSAPLTPTASILPQNAAAFGAAPVNLEAIQNMQMAIAQFAAKTIANGAQGGDNDAAMKQLAFLQQALFNLQQQQLFQIQLIQQLQSQLAMNQPKGASEGEVEGEGEGEEMEEEREDGEEDTYEEEERIAEMELRQRAEARMAEAKARQHLINAGVPLRDETAPGASATTSSASGAASGASPLESLKRKREDDSDAFGRASASRRISVEVTHGSATRHGEQMPASSDPLSKLKELENMPLPYGSDLASTIITNHDDLPEPNSLEMLQKRAQEVLDSASQGILANNMADEFAFRDKNGDRNEPFFKHRCRYCGKVFGSDSALQIHIRSHTGERPFKCNVCGSRFTTKGNLKVHFQRHAHKFPHVPMNATPIPEHLDKFHPPLLDQISPDSSPSHTPAELPQQMPQHMPPGSLPLPFPPSTAFPGLPGLYRPPMELLKSLGNAGFPNPFFPQMPLVAGSRTETPATQTASKGNKQDTPTDLRKSSASNSPELPVKTEITEKKEDDQSTVQKVTSRSSEPTNGDTPPDAPPALDIKIKEESIDIDSHDEEMDRADTPPAQSALSPVRATSSPTQTSASAPFTPPTPTSKPLALTPVGHPAQPPITIHAHPSPGMHNHLDHLPTPGQLPPSFHHRDDFFAERFPLNFTKNLSPEHHSPIRSPAHLQRSPFFNPIKHEMALLPRPHSNDNSWENFIEVSNTSETLKLKELMKNKKLTDPNQCVVCDRVLSCKSALQMHYRTHTGERPFKCRICGRAFTTKGNLKTHMAVHKIRPPMRNFHQCPVCHKKYSNALVLQQHIRLHTGEPTDLTPEQIQAAEIRDPPPSMMPGAFMNPFAAAAFHFGAMPGAGAAMGHLGPHNGTLGSESSQGDLDENIDCGDDFDDDISSEHMSSGHDLDVSDRPKSSDDFKGLLFEQKLRIDASGVVNTTPRPRSSTSNANSINSAPTSPSSGAPRQCSTRTSSPARSMSEASQGALDLTPRALPVLASNSSSSSRSPAPTASATQAGGRKSPTPPLRNSSANSNTTRSPNPVPSQKSHSQLSPAAALTSPLVPTSAVDCLPPVLHHHLQQQHQQLMQQQAVVAAAAHAQAQAQHHHQQLQQHAVAFHAEQLRREHQIKQEQQQAAHQQHMRQQQHQQESHASAQSPHQLALQPPHLAHHLQQQQHQQAAAAAAAAAAAAQQQQASGALPPQGPQPPNPLVAARPPFGMFPNLPLFPPATAQTMCSAMNTIAQSVMPAAPFNPLALSGVRGSTTCGICFKTFPCHSALEIHYRSHTKERPFKCTICDRGFTTKGNLKQHMLTHKIRDMEQETFRNRAVKYMSGCKEGYE, from the exons CTTCAGATGATTCAAGCGATCAGGAGGAGAATGGTGCTTGCTGCTCGCCCATTACTAGCCAAGAAATGGCGAGTAACAAAGACTCCACAAACACAACAACGGCAACAACGGGAGCTACGAATGTGGTTGCCTCGCCGCAGCAAAGCGCAATTGGCAATGATTTGTCCGTTGCGGCACAAGCCCAAGATCGCGCACAAAGCGCAGCCGATGTGGCAGAAAATAGCACAACAACAGAAGCTGCTGCACACGACGTTGCAGTCACTGAAGATCACAATCacaacaacaccagcaacaTCGACGGCAATAGCAATAGCAACGGCAGCGCCCATGATGTTATAATGTCCGGTGCATCGGCAACGCGACTAGAACAAGCGCGCGGCTCGACACCCGTGGAGCGTTTACTACAATTGAAATCACTTGCCAATGCGGCGGATGTGACGACGACAATGGCAATGGTGAGTGGAGACAGCGCCGCGTCGGCAATTAGCGCTGCCAGTTCGCCGCCATACAATACATATCCCACAGATAACGCTTGTAagactaacaacaacaaatttggtTCACCCACGCCTATGGATATGGAGGAGCAGGAGAGACCGCTTTATGCATCGGCAGGCACGATGGCAAAGCAGCGCGCGCCAGCAATTGAAGGAGGCGGCGGCGGCGACAACGACGAAGAAGAGGAAGATGAAGAAGAGCAGGGAGCACAGGCACCTGAAGAATTTGCGCTGAAACAGCATGCAAAAGAATTAACTGCTAATTCAGCAACACCAAAGCCCAGTGGCTCAGAAGAGGTCAACAATGCAGCTGCTACATCCGATACAGATACCATTGCGAAGACCACTTCTGCGCCCCTGACACCCACCGCTAGCATATTACCACAAAATGCTGCCGCTTTTGGCGCCGCACCCGTCAATCTGGAAGCCATACAAAATATGCAAATGGCTATCGCGCAATTTGCCGCCAAGACGATTGCGAATGGTGCGCAGGGCGGCGATAATGACGCGGCTATGAAACAGTTGGCATTTTTGCAGCAAGCGCTGTTCAatctacagcaacaacaactttttCAAATACAACTCATACAGCAGCTGCAATCGCAGTTGGCAATGAATCAGCCGAAGGGTGCAAGCGAAGGGGAGGTTGAGGGGGAGGGTGAGGGTGAAGAAATGGAAGAGGAGCGTGAAGACGGCGAGGAGGATACatatgaagaagaagaacgtATTGCGGAGATGGAATTGCGTCAGAGAGCGGAGGCGCGCATGGCTGAAGCGAAGGCGCGTCAGCATCTGATAAATGCAGGGGTACCGTTGCGTGATGAAACCGCCCCCGGTGCAAGCGCAACCACGTCTAGTGCGTCAGGAGCAGCTAGTGGCGCATCTCCCTTGGAGTCGCTAAAACGCAAGCGTGAAGATGATAGTGATGCCTTTGGCAGGGCCAGCGCCAGCAGACGCATAAGCGTTGAGGTGACGCACGGCAGCGCTACACGACACGGCGAGCAAATGCCAGCATCATCGGATCCGCTGAGTAAGCTGAAGGAGTTGGAGAATATGCCACTGCCGTACGGTTCCGATCTCGCGTCTACCATAATAACCAATCACGATGATCTACCCGAGCCCAATTCACTAGAGATGCTGCAAAAGCGTGCGCAAGAGGTGCTGGACTCCGCCTCGCAGGGCATACTCGCGAACAATATGGCCGATGAGTTTGCATTCAGAGACAAGAATGGCGATCGTAATGAGCCATTCTTCAAGCATCGTTGCCGCTACTGCGGCAAGGTGTTCGGTTCCGATTCCGCGCTCCAAATACACATTCGTTCTCATACCGGCGAACGCCCATTTAAGTGCAACGTTTGTGGCAGCCGCTTCACCACCAAAGGCAATTTGAAGGTACACTTTCAGCGGCACGCGCATAAGTTTCCGCATGTGCCAATGAATGCTACGCCTATACCCGAGCACTTGGACAAATTTCACCCACCTCTGTTGGATCAAATATCGCCAGATAGCTCGCCATCTCATACACCGGCCGAATTGCCACAGCAAATGCCACAACACATGCCGCCTGGGTCACTGCCGTTACCCTTTCCACCCAGTACTGCTTTCCCCGGCTTGCCTGGCCTGTACCGGCCGCCAATGGAGCTGCTTAAGTCTTTGGGTAACGCTGGCTTTCCTAACCCGTTTTTTCCGCAAATGCCGCTCGTTGCGGGGTCACGCACAGAGACCCCTGCAACACAGACTGCGTCCAAGGGAAATAAGCAAGATACACCTACAGATTTGCGCAAGTCCTCGGCGTCCAACTCACCCGAACTGCCTGTGAAGACTGAAATTACGGAGAAAAAGGAAGACGATCAATCAACAGTGCAAAAGGTAACGTCGCGGTCATCGGAACCAACAAATGGTGATACACCACCGGACGCACCGCCAGCGTTGGACATAAAAATCAAGGAGGAAAGTATCGATATAGACTCGCACGACGAAGAGATGGATCGTGCGGACACTCCACCCGCTCAGTCAGCATTATCACCTGTACGCGCTACCTCATCGCCAACACAAACGAGTGCTAGCGCGCCCTTCACGCCTCCAACTCCAACCTCAAAACCGTTGGCACTGACACCTGTGGGGCACCCGGCACAACCACCAATTACAATTCATGCGCATCCCTCACCAGGCATGCATAATCACCTCGATCATCTGCCCACACCTGGCCAGTTGCCGCCGTCTTTCCACCATCGGGACGACTTTTTTGCGGAACGTTTCCCATTGAATTTTACGAAAAATCTCTCACCCGAGCATCATTCACCCATACGCTCGCCCGCCCACTTACAGCGCTCACCGTTCTTCAATCCGATCAAACACGAGATGGCACTACTGCCACGCCCACATAGCAATGACAACTCTTGGGAGAATTTCATAGAGGTTTCAAACACTTCGGAAACATTAAAGCTGAAGGAGCTAATGAAGAACAAGAAACTTACCGATCCGAATCAGTGCGTCGTGTGCGATCGTGTGCTGTCGTGTAAGAGCGCTTTGCAGATGCATTACCGCACCCACACAGGCGAACGACCTTTCAAGTGCCGAATTTGTGGGCGCGCTTTCACTACCAAAGGTAATTTGAAGACGCACATGGCCGTGCACAAGATTCGGCCACCCATGCGCAACTTCCACCAATGCCCCGTCTGCCACAAAAAGTACTCGAATGCACTGGTATTACAGCAGCACATTCGACTGCACACAGGCGAGCCGACCGATCTAACACCCGAACAAATACAAGCAGCCGAAATACGTGATCCCCCGCCATCAATGATGCCCGGCGCCTTCATGAACCCCTTCGCAGCAGCAGCTTTCCACTTCGGTGCTATGCCGGGAGCAGGCGCTGCCATGGGTCATCTAGGCCCGCACAATGGCACTCTGGGTTCAGAGTCATCGCAGGGTGATCTGGATGAGAACATCGATTGCGGCGATGACTTCGACGATGATATCTCCTCCGAACACATGTCCAGTGGTCATGACTTAGATGTAAGCGATCGGCCGAAATCCAGCGATGACTTCAAAGGCCTGCTTTTCGAGCAAAAGCTACGAATCGATGCCAGCGGAGTCGTGAATACCACACCCCGACCCCGCTCGTCTACCAGCAATGCAAACTCAATAAATTCCGCCCCAACCAGCCCTAGTTCGGGAGCTCCGCGTCAATGCTCTACGCGCACCAGCTCGCCGGCTCGCTCTATGTCTGAAGCATCTCAAGGCGCGTTGGATCTGACGCCGCGCGCCTTGCCTGTGCTCgcgagcaacagcagcagcagctcgcGTTCACCAGCGCCAACAGCCAGTGCAACTCAAGCAGGCGGACGCAAGTCACCTACACCACCACTGCGTAATAGCAGTGCCAATAGCAACACAACAAGAAGCCCAAATCCTGTGCCCTCACAAAAATCACATTCACAGCTGAGTCCTGCTGCGGCGCTTACCTCACCTCTGGTGCCCACCTCGGCTGTCGATTGCTTGCCACCAGTGCTGCATCACCACTTacagcagcaacatcagcaaCTAATGCAGCAGCAAGCGGTAGTGGCGGCAGCAGCGCATGCACAGGCTCAAGCGCAGCACCATCACCAACAACTGCAGCAGCATGCAGTCGCTTTTCATGCGGAGCAGCTGCGGCGTGAGCACCAAATAAAGCAGGAGCAGCAGCAGGCAGCACATCAGCAACATatgcgacaacaacaacaccagcaagAGTCACATGCGTCGGCGCAATCACCACATCAGCTAGCGTTGCAGCCACCGCACCTGGCGCATcacctacaacaacagcaacaccaacaagcagcagcagcagcagcagcagcggcggcggcggcCCAGCAACAACAGGCATCGGGTGCGCTACCACCACAGGGGCCACAACCACCGAACCCACTGGTTGCGGCGCGTCCGCCCTTCGGCATGTTCCCCAATTTGCCGCTCTTTCCGCCAGCCACTGCGCAAACGATGTGCTCAGCTATGAATACGATTGCGCAATCGGTAATGCCGGCGGCACCATTCAATCCACTTGCACTTTCCG GCGTGCGAGGGAGCACCACCTGCGGCATCTGTTTCAAAACATTCCCTTGTCATTCAGCTTTAGAAATTCACTATCGCAGTCATACCAAGGAGCGACCATTCAAGTGTACGATCTGTGATCGTGGCTTTACTACAAAG GGGAACCTCAAGCAGCACATGCTGACCCACAAAATACGGGACATGGAACAGGAAACTTTCCGGAATCGTGCAGTAAAGTAT